The following proteins are encoded in a genomic region of Entelurus aequoreus isolate RoL-2023_Sb linkage group LG01, RoL_Eaeq_v1.1, whole genome shotgun sequence:
- the zgpat gene encoding zinc finger CCCH-type with G patch domain-containing protein isoform X3, with translation MDDVTLEAAITTYEAQLQQVDATLAAGLDPSQLQDLLKLRADLCQLMELTKASLLSFPHLASLGGANEASLGSASGASLGGASGASLGGASGASLGGASGASLGDANGAPMVGANRAAMVGANGAPMGDANGASPRGVNGAPADTQDQLESQFAAFYSELGESSGTRCDMKERDQESDEEEEEEETLSGTKVRAPYRTSWGTLEFHNAMVVGAEAPDGDEAQVRVLYIYPTQKSMKPCPFYLEDKCRFPDNCRFSHGEVVYVSELRDFLDCDLSNLEKGSSCLARHEDSIWYSARITDVQQGFYTVKFDSQLLKDAVMEADCIIPPLREEDPPSSDSDRHDEEDDDEQVVDAEVSGQEVAAVTTSCFGGWEVHTRGIGSKLMLKMGYEYGKGLGKAQTGRVEPVMAVVLPRSDLLDQCGELTRPRSHSRLQKDGGEPTRRVKRRRKPGSAGRERHTIFDFLNHKLGDKKQDGAQDKAALGGVDAYKGGVDAYKGGVDTYNGGVDTKRSLNIKLFQAAQKVAQTQREIHNLTLALSRHTGRSMVKQLEEKLSVARQLLTQQKAQELSIQKEHSKLNTHKKMTQF, from the exons ATGGATGACGTCACCCTGGAGGCAGCCATCACGACCTATGAAGCCCAGCTGCAGCAGGTGGATGCCACCCTGGCAGCTGGCCTGGACCCCTCCCAGCTGCAGGACTTGCTCAAGCTCAGAGCGGACCTGTGTCAGCTGATGGAACTCACCAAGGCCAGCTTGTTGTCTTTCCCTCATCTGGCCTCCCTAGGTGGTGCCAATGAAGCCTCCCTGGGGAGTGCCAGTGGAGCCTCCCTGGGGGGTGCCAGTGGAGCCTCCCTGGGGGGTGCCAGTGGAGCCTCCCTGGGGGGTGCCAGTGGAGCCTCCCTGGGGGATGCCAATGGAGCGCCCATGGTGGGTGCCAATAGAGCGGCCATGGTGGGTGCCAATGGAGCGCCCATGGGGGATGCCAATGGAGC CTCCCCGAGGGGTGTCAATGGAGCACCGGCGGACACACAGGACCAACTGGAATCCCAGTTTGCGGCTTTCTACTCTGAACTGGGGGAGTCCTCGGGGACTAGGTGTGATATGAAGGAGCGAGACCAGGAGAGtgacgaggaagaggaggaggaggagacgctGAGTGGTACCAAAGTAAGAGCACCGTACAGGACGTCGTGGGGTACCCTGGAGTTCCACAACGCCATGGTGGTGGGGGCAGAAGCACCTGACGGCGATGAGGCGCAAGTTCGAGTTTTGTACATTTACCCCACTCAGAAGTCCATGAAGCCCTGTCCTTTCTACCTGGAGGACAAGTGTCGCTTCCCAGATAACTGCAG GTTCTCCCATGGAGAGGTGGTGTATGTGTCGGAGCTCCGAGACTTCCTGGACTGTGACCTGAGTAACCTGGAAAAAGGCTCGTCCTGCCTGGCTCGGCACGAGGACTCCATCTGGTACTCAGCCAGGATCACAG ATGTCCAGCAGGGGTTCTACACGGTGAAGTTTGACTCCCAGCTGCTGAAAGATGCTGTCATGGAGGCCGACTGCATCATCCCCCCGCTGAGAGAAGAAGACCCGCCCTCCTCTGACTCTGACCGCCATGATGAAGAAGATGATGATGAGCAGGTGGTGGATGCTGAAG TCAGCGGTCAGGAAGTGGCTGCAGTAACTACTTCCTGTTTTGGCGGTTGGGAGGTTCACACCAGAGGCATCGGATCCAAGCTCATGCTGAAGATGGGATATGAATATGGCAAAG GTTTAGGGAAAGCACAGACAGGTCGAGTGGAGCCCGTCATGGCGGTGGTCCTCCCCAGAAGTGACTTGCTGGACCAGTGCGGCGAGCTCACCCGCCCACGCTCTCACAGCCGACTGCAAAAAGACGGCGGCGAGCCAACCAGACGAGTGAAGCGGCGGCGGAAGCCCGGGAGCGCCGGCAGGGAGCGCCACACCATCTTTGACTTTCTTAACCACAAGCTGGGCGACAAGAAGCAAGATGGCGCCCAGGACAAGGCGGCACTGGGCGGCGTGGACGCCTACAAGGGTGGTGTGGACGCCTACAAGGGTGGTGTGGACACCTACAACGGTGGTGTGGACACCAAGCGCAGTCTGAACATCAAACTGTTCCAGGCCGCCCAGAAGGTGGCACAGACCCAGAGGGAGATCCACAACCTGACTCTCGCACTCAGTAGGCACACAGGAAG
- the zgpat gene encoding zinc finger CCCH-type with G patch domain-containing protein isoform X1 yields MDDVTLEAAITTYEAQLQQVDATLAAGLDPSQLQDLLKLRADLCQLMELTKASLLSFPHLASLGGANEASLGSASGASLGGASGASLGGASGASLGGASGASLGDANGAPMVGANRAAMVGANGAPMGDANGASPGDANGASPGDANGASPRGVNGAPADTQDQLESQFAAFYSELGESSGTRCDMKERDQESDEEEEEEETLSGTKVRAPYRTSWGTLEFHNAMVVGAEAPDGDEAQVRVLYIYPTQKSMKPCPFYLEDKCRFPDNCRFSHGEVVYVSELRDFLDCDLSNLEKGSSCLARHEDSIWYSARITDVQQGFYTVKFDSQLLKDAVMEADCIIPPLREEDPPSSDSDRHDEEDDDEQVVDAEVSGQEVAAVTTSCFGGWEVHTRGIGSKLMLKMGYEYGKGLGKAQTGRVEPVMAVVLPRSDLLDQCGELTRPRSHSRLQKDGGEPTRRVKRRRKPGSAGRERHTIFDFLNHKLGDKKQDGAQDKAALGGVDAYKGGVDAYKGGVDTYNGGVDTKRSLNIKLFQAAQKVAQTQREIHNLTLALSRHTGRSMVKQLEEKLSVARQLLTQQKAQELSIQKEHSKLNTHKKMTQF; encoded by the exons ATGGATGACGTCACCCTGGAGGCAGCCATCACGACCTATGAAGCCCAGCTGCAGCAGGTGGATGCCACCCTGGCAGCTGGCCTGGACCCCTCCCAGCTGCAGGACTTGCTCAAGCTCAGAGCGGACCTGTGTCAGCTGATGGAACTCACCAAGGCCAGCTTGTTGTCTTTCCCTCATCTGGCCTCCCTAGGTGGTGCCAATGAAGCCTCCCTGGGGAGTGCCAGTGGAGCCTCCCTGGGGGGTGCCAGTGGAGCCTCCCTGGGGGGTGCCAGTGGAGCCTCCCTGGGGGGTGCCAGTGGAGCCTCCCTGGGGGATGCCAATGGAGCGCCCATGGTGGGTGCCAATAGAGCGGCCATGGTGGGTGCCAATGGAGCGCCCATGGGGGATGCCAATGGAGCCTCCCCGGGGGATGCCAATGGAGCCTCCCCGGGAGATGCCAATGGAGCCTCCCCGAGGGGTGTCAATGGAGCACCGGCGGACACACAGGACCAACTGGAATCCCAGTTTGCGGCTTTCTACTCTGAACTGGGGGAGTCCTCGGGGACTAGGTGTGATATGAAGGAGCGAGACCAGGAGAGtgacgaggaagaggaggaggaggagacgctGAGTGGTACCAAAGTAAGAGCACCGTACAGGACGTCGTGGGGTACCCTGGAGTTCCACAACGCCATGGTGGTGGGGGCAGAAGCACCTGACGGCGATGAGGCGCAAGTTCGAGTTTTGTACATTTACCCCACTCAGAAGTCCATGAAGCCCTGTCCTTTCTACCTGGAGGACAAGTGTCGCTTCCCAGATAACTGCAG GTTCTCCCATGGAGAGGTGGTGTATGTGTCGGAGCTCCGAGACTTCCTGGACTGTGACCTGAGTAACCTGGAAAAAGGCTCGTCCTGCCTGGCTCGGCACGAGGACTCCATCTGGTACTCAGCCAGGATCACAG ATGTCCAGCAGGGGTTCTACACGGTGAAGTTTGACTCCCAGCTGCTGAAAGATGCTGTCATGGAGGCCGACTGCATCATCCCCCCGCTGAGAGAAGAAGACCCGCCCTCCTCTGACTCTGACCGCCATGATGAAGAAGATGATGATGAGCAGGTGGTGGATGCTGAAG TCAGCGGTCAGGAAGTGGCTGCAGTAACTACTTCCTGTTTTGGCGGTTGGGAGGTTCACACCAGAGGCATCGGATCCAAGCTCATGCTGAAGATGGGATATGAATATGGCAAAG GTTTAGGGAAAGCACAGACAGGTCGAGTGGAGCCCGTCATGGCGGTGGTCCTCCCCAGAAGTGACTTGCTGGACCAGTGCGGCGAGCTCACCCGCCCACGCTCTCACAGCCGACTGCAAAAAGACGGCGGCGAGCCAACCAGACGAGTGAAGCGGCGGCGGAAGCCCGGGAGCGCCGGCAGGGAGCGCCACACCATCTTTGACTTTCTTAACCACAAGCTGGGCGACAAGAAGCAAGATGGCGCCCAGGACAAGGCGGCACTGGGCGGCGTGGACGCCTACAAGGGTGGTGTGGACGCCTACAAGGGTGGTGTGGACACCTACAACGGTGGTGTGGACACCAAGCGCAGTCTGAACATCAAACTGTTCCAGGCCGCCCAGAAGGTGGCACAGACCCAGAGGGAGATCCACAACCTGACTCTCGCACTCAGTAGGCACACAGGAAG
- the zgpat gene encoding zinc finger CCCH-type with G patch domain-containing protein isoform X2 translates to MDDVTLEAAITTYEAQLQQVDATLAAGLDPSQLQDLLKLRADLCQLMELTKASLLSFPHLASLGGANEASLGSASGASLGGASGASLGDANGAPMVGANRAAMVGANGAPMGDANGASPGDANGASPGDANGASPRGVNGAPADTQDQLESQFAAFYSELGESSGTRCDMKERDQESDEEEEEEETLSGTKVRAPYRTSWGTLEFHNAMVVGAEAPDGDEAQVRVLYIYPTQKSMKPCPFYLEDKCRFPDNCRFSHGEVVYVSELRDFLDCDLSNLEKGSSCLARHEDSIWYSARITDVQQGFYTVKFDSQLLKDAVMEADCIIPPLREEDPPSSDSDRHDEEDDDEQVVDAEVSGQEVAAVTTSCFGGWEVHTRGIGSKLMLKMGYEYGKGLGKAQTGRVEPVMAVVLPRSDLLDQCGELTRPRSHSRLQKDGGEPTRRVKRRRKPGSAGRERHTIFDFLNHKLGDKKQDGAQDKAALGGVDAYKGGVDAYKGGVDTYNGGVDTKRSLNIKLFQAAQKVAQTQREIHNLTLALSRHTGRSMVKQLEEKLSVARQLLTQQKAQELSIQKEHSKLNTHKKMTQF, encoded by the exons ATGGATGACGTCACCCTGGAGGCAGCCATCACGACCTATGAAGCCCAGCTGCAGCAGGTGGATGCCACCCTGGCAGCTGGCCTGGACCCCTCCCAGCTGCAGGACTTGCTCAAGCTCAGAGCGGACCTGTGTCAGCTGATGGAACTCACCAAGGCCAGCTTGTTGTCTTTCCCTCATCTGGCCTCCCTAGGTGGTGCCAATGAAGCCTCCCTGGGGAGTGCCAGTGGAGCCTCCCTGGGGGGTGCCAGTGGAGC CTCCCTGGGGGATGCCAATGGAGCGCCCATGGTGGGTGCCAATAGAGCGGCCATGGTGGGTGCCAATGGAGCGCCCATGGGGGATGCCAATGGAGCCTCCCCGGGGGATGCCAATGGAGCCTCCCCGGGAGATGCCAATGGAGCCTCCCCGAGGGGTGTCAATGGAGCACCGGCGGACACACAGGACCAACTGGAATCCCAGTTTGCGGCTTTCTACTCTGAACTGGGGGAGTCCTCGGGGACTAGGTGTGATATGAAGGAGCGAGACCAGGAGAGtgacgaggaagaggaggaggaggagacgctGAGTGGTACCAAAGTAAGAGCACCGTACAGGACGTCGTGGGGTACCCTGGAGTTCCACAACGCCATGGTGGTGGGGGCAGAAGCACCTGACGGCGATGAGGCGCAAGTTCGAGTTTTGTACATTTACCCCACTCAGAAGTCCATGAAGCCCTGTCCTTTCTACCTGGAGGACAAGTGTCGCTTCCCAGATAACTGCAG GTTCTCCCATGGAGAGGTGGTGTATGTGTCGGAGCTCCGAGACTTCCTGGACTGTGACCTGAGTAACCTGGAAAAAGGCTCGTCCTGCCTGGCTCGGCACGAGGACTCCATCTGGTACTCAGCCAGGATCACAG ATGTCCAGCAGGGGTTCTACACGGTGAAGTTTGACTCCCAGCTGCTGAAAGATGCTGTCATGGAGGCCGACTGCATCATCCCCCCGCTGAGAGAAGAAGACCCGCCCTCCTCTGACTCTGACCGCCATGATGAAGAAGATGATGATGAGCAGGTGGTGGATGCTGAAG TCAGCGGTCAGGAAGTGGCTGCAGTAACTACTTCCTGTTTTGGCGGTTGGGAGGTTCACACCAGAGGCATCGGATCCAAGCTCATGCTGAAGATGGGATATGAATATGGCAAAG GTTTAGGGAAAGCACAGACAGGTCGAGTGGAGCCCGTCATGGCGGTGGTCCTCCCCAGAAGTGACTTGCTGGACCAGTGCGGCGAGCTCACCCGCCCACGCTCTCACAGCCGACTGCAAAAAGACGGCGGCGAGCCAACCAGACGAGTGAAGCGGCGGCGGAAGCCCGGGAGCGCCGGCAGGGAGCGCCACACCATCTTTGACTTTCTTAACCACAAGCTGGGCGACAAGAAGCAAGATGGCGCCCAGGACAAGGCGGCACTGGGCGGCGTGGACGCCTACAAGGGTGGTGTGGACGCCTACAAGGGTGGTGTGGACACCTACAACGGTGGTGTGGACACCAAGCGCAGTCTGAACATCAAACTGTTCCAGGCCGCCCAGAAGGTGGCACAGACCCAGAGGGAGATCCACAACCTGACTCTCGCACTCAGTAGGCACACAGGAAG